From a region of the Castanea sativa cultivar Marrone di Chiusa Pesio chromosome 10, ASM4071231v1 genome:
- the LOC142614205 gene encoding small heat shock protein, chloroplastic-like yields MASSIALRRVAAPTLLSKLFNPIRSISLAPSLSRSFNTNTQLSNYDDHDDVDRRSDQSITRRRGPAFFTDVFDPFSTTRSLSQVLNLMDQFMEDPFLAASRGVGAGSRRGSWDVKEDNDALHIRVDMPGLGKEDVKVSVEESTLIIKGEGEKLSEEDEESKRKYTSRLDLPPKLYKLDSIKAEMKNGVLKVVVPKVKEEEKKDVFQVNIE; encoded by the exons ATGGCATCGTCTATCGCTCTTAGAAGGGTCGCCGCTCCAACTCTCTTGTCCAAGCTATTCAACCCCATTCGCTCCATTTCTCTcgctccctctctctctcgctccTTCAACACCAACACCCAACTCTCCAACTACGATGACCACGACGACGTTGATCGCCGCTCCGACCAGTCCATCACTCGCCGCCGTGGCCCTGCCTTCTTCACAG ATGTGTTCGATCCATTCTCTACAACAAGGAGTCTGAGCCAGGTCCTGAACCTGATGGACCAGTTCATGGAGGACCCATTTCTCGCAGCGTCACGAGGTGTGGGAGCTGGGTCGAGGCGAGGCTCGTGGGACGTGAAGGAAGACAACGATGCTCTGCACATTCGAGTTGACATGCCTGGGCTGGGCAAAGAGGATGTGAAGGTCTCTGTGGAGGAGAGCACACTGATTATCAAAGGAGAGGGTGAGAAGTTATCTGAGGAGGACGAGGAGAGTAAGAGAAAGTACACAAGTAGGTTGGATTTGCCTCCGAAGCTTTACAAGTTGGACTCGATCAAGGCTGAGATGAAGAATGGGGTTCTCAAGGTGGTGGTTCCGAAAGTAaaggaagaggagaagaagGATGTATTCCAAGTTAACATTGAGTGA
- the LOC142612888 gene encoding heat shock 22 kDa protein, mitochondrial-like has product MAPIIRRLISSPLFSNLLNHKPSTLLAPLSVRSFSTNLWTSFDSSDELCSINCHGGSMTRTDKFHARRGTHDQITEYPWQLEGPQGTYEAKKVDDGLFVRVDMPGIDKSEVKINVEEDSLVIKGEGLKQSEHESSGRTYVGSIDLCPNFFKLDEAKAQMRNGILRLIIPKMKDGQKESKTVSQIRVE; this is encoded by the exons ATGGCTCCAATCATCAGAAGACTGATTTCTTCACCTCTTTTTTCCAACTTGCTAAATCATAAACCCTCTACTCTGCTCGCTCCACTTTCTGTTCGTTCCTTCAGCACCAACCTTTGGACTTCGTTCGATTCCAGCGATGAACTCTGCTCTATCAACTGTCATGGCGGTTCAATGACTCGCACCGACAAGTTCCACGCTCGTCGTG GTACACATGATCAGATAACAGAGTATCCATGGCAACTGGAAGGGCCACAAGGGACATATGAGGCAAAGAAAGTTGATGACGGTTTGTTTGTTCGGGtagacatgccgggaatagataaGAGTGAGGTTAAGATCAATGTGGAAGAAGATAGCTTGGTTATAAAAGGAGAAGGTCTAAAACAATCAGAGCACGAGAGTAGTGGCAGGACCTATGTTGGAAGCATTGATCTCTGCCCCAATTTCTTCAAGTTGGATGAGGCAAAGGCTCAGATGCGTAATGGGATTCTAAGGTTGATCATTCCCAAGATGAAGGATGGTCAAAAAGAGTCCAAGACTGTTTCACAGATCAGGGTAGAGTGA